The following proteins come from a genomic window of Rhodoligotrophos sp. CJ14:
- a CDS encoding amino acid synthesis family protein, translated as MKPEIRKIACYTEETFIEGGKAGDRPITMAVAAAVLTNPWRGRGFVEDLRPEILAMAPVLGEELVSRLTRIIAPEQIEAYGKAAIVGSNGEVEHGSALIHTLRFGNLFRNAVGGTTYLSFTNTRGPAGMLVSLPMTHKTVTGTRSHFITATFSIPDAPAADEILIAIGASDGGRMHPRIGDRFQDMKEMEAAG; from the coding sequence ATGAAACCAGAAATCCGCAAGATTGCCTGTTACACGGAAGAGACGTTCATTGAGGGTGGAAAGGCTGGCGACCGGCCGATCACCATGGCAGTGGCGGCCGCCGTGCTGACCAATCCCTGGCGCGGACGTGGCTTCGTTGAGGACCTCAGGCCGGAAATCCTGGCCATGGCCCCTGTGCTCGGCGAGGAGCTGGTCAGTCGCCTGACCAGGATCATCGCTCCGGAGCAGATTGAGGCTTATGGAAAGGCGGCCATCGTCGGCAGCAATGGTGAGGTTGAGCACGGCTCGGCGCTGATCCATACGCTGCGTTTCGGCAATCTGTTCCGCAATGCTGTTGGCGGCACCACCTATCTGAGCTTCACCAACACCCGCGGTCCTGCCGGCATGCTCGTTTCGCTGCCAATGACCCACAAGACCGTCACGGGCACCCGGTCCCACTTCATTACCGCGACCTTCTCGATCCCGGATGCGCCCGCAGCCGACGAGATCCTGATTGCGATCGGCGCCTCCGACGGCGGCCGCATGCATCCGCGTATCGGCGATCGCTTCCAGGACATGAAGGAAATGGAAGCCGCCGGCTGA
- the sugE gene encoding quaternary ammonium compound efflux SMR transporter SugE, which yields MAWIYLTVAGLFEIVWAYAMKLSEGFTKPVPTTVTLVAMLISFGLLAVAMRSLPLGTAYAIWTGIGALGAFVVGIFVLGEGATPLRLISAGLILAGIIGLKFSADG from the coding sequence GTGGCTTGGATTTATCTGACCGTTGCCGGTCTCTTCGAGATTGTTTGGGCCTATGCCATGAAGCTCTCGGAAGGCTTCACCAAGCCAGTTCCCACCACCGTGACGCTGGTCGCCATGCTCATCAGCTTCGGCCTGCTGGCCGTGGCGATGCGTTCGCTGCCCCTCGGCACGGCCTATGCCATTTGGACCGGCATCGGCGCGCTCGGTGCGTTCGTGGTGGGAATTTTCGTCCTCGGCGAGGGAGCAACCCCGCTTCGGCTTATCAGCGCAGGGCTGATCCTTGCGGGGATCATCGGCTTGAAATTCAGCGCTGATGGCTGA
- a CDS encoding GGDEF domain-containing protein gives MKTRSDLHRYVAATTVVAISVALSIDIGFRLILFTTWSATLTSWAITVFTATVVAVPILWAIGKAQLELWEAKRHVDELSRTDPLTGLLNRRCLFDEELAPENPGMSLVIVDIDHFKSVNDSYGHRAGDQVLRTVAQIMASELNDWGRLCRMGGEEFALLTEDIPPELLVRRLSRLCHRLSSIPLVVEGRAVRLTVSIGAAIRQHRSLDELYIEADRALYAAKQGGRNRVCVSPDLNRLLPPELAMPAPSALAGTCRQ, from the coding sequence GTGAAGACTCGATCCGATCTGCACCGCTATGTCGCTGCAACGACGGTGGTTGCAATCTCCGTCGCCCTGTCGATCGACATCGGCTTCCGGCTGATCCTCTTTACCACCTGGTCAGCGACTCTAACCTCTTGGGCCATCACTGTGTTTACGGCGACAGTCGTCGCCGTGCCCATTCTCTGGGCAATCGGCAAAGCCCAGCTCGAGCTTTGGGAGGCCAAGCGCCATGTGGATGAGCTGAGCCGCACCGACCCTCTCACCGGTCTGCTCAATCGCCGCTGCTTGTTCGATGAGGAGCTTGCACCTGAGAATCCGGGCATGTCGCTCGTCATCGTCGACATCGATCACTTCAAATCGGTCAATGACAGCTATGGCCACCGCGCAGGCGATCAGGTCCTGCGTACCGTGGCACAGATCATGGCCTCGGAGCTTAACGACTGGGGTCGCCTCTGCCGCATGGGCGGTGAGGAGTTCGCGTTGCTGACAGAAGACATTCCACCAGAGCTTCTGGTCCGGCGTTTGTCGCGGCTCTGCCACCGGCTGAGTTCAATTCCGTTGGTGGTTGAGGGCCGTGCCGTTCGGCTCACCGTCTCGATCGGGGCGGCGATCCGCCAGCATCGTTCGCTGGATGAGCTTTATATCGAGGCAGATCGCGCGCTTTATGCCGCAAAGCAAGGTGGCCGCAACCGGGTCTGCGTTTCCCCGGACTTGAACCGCCTGCTCCCGCCGGAACTGGCCATGCCCGCGCCCTCGGCTCTCGCTGGCACGTGCCGTCAATAA